GAGATCACCTTCGATGAGCATCTGCACCCCGCCCGCCCGAAATCCCTGCGCTTCCGGCCCCGGGTGCGCGCCCCGTTCGTGCGGCGGTCGCTGGCCCAGGACGGACCACCCACCGGCGCGAACCCTGCTTATGTCTCCTGGCTGCTGTCCCAGTCGATGCTCTCGGATGCCAACGAGATCAGCCAGCAGTTCTCCGGTCAGGGCTCGATGTGGCAGAACCCCTTCGCCCGGCCGCACCCCCGTTCAGCCGTGGACACGGCGTCGGTGTGGTTCACCGCCTACCCGCTGTCGCTGATCACTCGGCCCGAGGAGTCCTTCCTCAAGGCGATGGCCGACGAGACGTTGTGGAAAGCCTTCTCCGAGATCGGCATTCAGGCCGTGCACACCGGCCCGGTGAAACGCGCCGGCGGTATCTCGGGCTGGCAGCTGACGCCCAGCGTCGACGGGCACTTCGACCGGATCAGCACCCAGATCGACCCGGCCTTCGGGTCCGAGGACGAGTTCCGGCAGATGTGCGGCACCGCCAACTGGTACGGCGGCACCATCATCGACGACATCGTGCCCGGCCACACCGGTAAGGGCGCAGACTTCCGGCTGGCCGAGATGAAGTACGCGGATTACCCCGGCATCTACCACATGGTGGAGATCGATCCGCTCGACTGGCAGCATCTGCCGGTCGTTCCCGACGGCGCGGATTCGGTGAACATCGATGCCGCGACCGAGGATTGGCTGGCCAAGGCCGGCTACATCATCGGCCGGTTACAGCGCGTCATCTTCTACGCCGAGGGCATCAAGGAGACCAACTGGAGTGTCACCCGCCCCACCGTCGGCGTCGACGGTGTCGAACGGCGCTGGGTGTACCTGCACTACTTCAAGGACGGGCAGCCCTCGATCAACTGGCTCGACCCCAGTTTCGCCGGCATGCGACTGGTCATCGGTGATGCCCTGCACTCGTTGTCGGATCTGGGCACCGGTGGTCTGCGGTTGGACGCCAACGGTTTCCTCGGTGCCGAGAAGTCCACCGAGGACGACGTCGGCTGGTCCGAGGGGCACCCGCTGTCGCAGGCGGCCAACCAGTTCATCGGCAGCATGGTGCGCAAACTGGGCGGCTTCACCTTCCAGGAACTCAACCTCACCATCGACGACATCCGGGACAACAGCGTCGCCGGCCCGGACCTGTCATACGACTTCATCAACCGGCCCGCCTATCACCATGCGCTGGCCACCGAGGACACCGAATTCCTCCGGCTCACCCTGCGCACCACGCTGGAGACCGATGTCGACCCGGCCTCGCTGGTGCACGCCCTGCAGAACCACGACGAGTTGACCTACGAACTGGTGCACTGGTCGGCCGGGCACCGCGACGACATCTACACCTACAAGGGCCACGAGGTCACCGGCGAGGAACTCGGGCACAGTGTCCGCACCGACCTGATCGAGGCGCTGACCGGTCCGCGCGCACCATACAACCGGGTGTTCACCACCAACGGCATCGCCTGCACCACCGCGACGGTGATCGCCGCGACGCTGGGTATCACCGACCTGGACCAGATCGACGACGCGGTGTCGCTGGATCAGATCCGTCGCGCGCACCTGCTGATGGCCATGTTCAACGCGCTGCAACCGGGGGTGTTCGCGCTGTCGGGCTGGGATCTGTGCGGCATGCTCACTCTGCCGCCCGAGGACGTCCGCGAGCTGCTCCGCGGCGGGGACACCCGGTGGATCCACCGCGCCGCGCATGACCTGATGGGCGTCAATCCCAAAGCTACCCATTCGAGTGCCGGAATGCCCCGGGGCAGAAGCCTTTACGGTTCAATACCGGAGCAGCTGGCCGACGAGACCAGCTTCCTGCGCCAGCTGCAGGCCATCCTCGCGGTGCGCACCCACTTCGGCATCGCGACCAGCACCCAGGTGGACATTCCGGAGGTGTCGCATCGGGCCATGCTGGTCATGGTCCACCAGTTGGCCGATCCGCACCAGCTGCAGCTCACGGTGCTCAACTTTGCCAACACCGAGATCGCCGGCACCGTGCGCTCGGAGTTCCTGCCACCCGACGCGGTCGTCTCGGACATGTTCAGCGGCAAGGTGATTGCGCACGTGGACGATCTGCACAGCTTTCCGGCCGAGCTACCGGCCCACCACGGGATGTCCCTGCTGGTGCAACGGCCCGTCGCGGACGAGGATCAGGGCAGCGCGTAATCCATCGGTGGCCCGTTGAGCGCGGCCACGTCGCGGTGCGCGATGGTCATGGCGACATGCTTCCCGCCGCGCAACACGGCGACGATGGCGACCTCGTCGTTCACCGCGAAGGCCTCCGCGGTCGATCCGATCCGGCTGCCTTCGGCGGTGATCCCATGAGTTTGTGCATCCACGGCGTAGGTGTGCAGTGCGCCGTCGGGTGTCTGCGCGGTCAGCGAATCCGGTGACACCGCGATCAGGCGGCCCTGCTGCGGCAGCGGCTGCACCGCCACCGGGGCGGGGTCCGCCGGCGATGGCGCGGCGGGTGCGTCGGCCAGCTGGACGATGAGCGCGGAGACGACGGCGGCGAAGGCGATCGCGAAGGAGATCGTGAGGCTGATTACGGTGTTGATC
This region of Mycolicibacterium diernhoferi genomic DNA includes:
- the treS gene encoding maltose alpha-D-glucosyltransferase yields the protein MSSHAAESPEPGASTPNHEDQANEPAEITFDEHLHPARPKSLRFRPRVRAPFVRRSLAQDGPPTGANPAYVSWLLSQSMLSDANEISQQFSGQGSMWQNPFARPHPRSAVDTASVWFTAYPLSLITRPEESFLKAMADETLWKAFSEIGIQAVHTGPVKRAGGISGWQLTPSVDGHFDRISTQIDPAFGSEDEFRQMCGTANWYGGTIIDDIVPGHTGKGADFRLAEMKYADYPGIYHMVEIDPLDWQHLPVVPDGADSVNIDAATEDWLAKAGYIIGRLQRVIFYAEGIKETNWSVTRPTVGVDGVERRWVYLHYFKDGQPSINWLDPSFAGMRLVIGDALHSLSDLGTGGLRLDANGFLGAEKSTEDDVGWSEGHPLSQAANQFIGSMVRKLGGFTFQELNLTIDDIRDNSVAGPDLSYDFINRPAYHHALATEDTEFLRLTLRTTLETDVDPASLVHALQNHDELTYELVHWSAGHRDDIYTYKGHEVTGEELGHSVRTDLIEALTGPRAPYNRVFTTNGIACTTATVIAATLGITDLDQIDDAVSLDQIRRAHLLMAMFNALQPGVFALSGWDLCGMLTLPPEDVRELLRGGDTRWIHRAAHDLMGVNPKATHSSAGMPRGRSLYGSIPEQLADETSFLRQLQAILAVRTHFGIATSTQVDIPEVSHRAMLVMVHQLADPHQLQLTVLNFANTEIAGTVRSEFLPPDAVVSDMFSGKVIAHVDDLHSFPAELPAHHGMSLLVQRPVADEDQGSA